A genomic window from Herbiconiux aconitum includes:
- the secA gene encoding preprotein translocase subunit SecA has protein sequence MASVLEKVLRVGEGRTLRKLQNYAKAINALEEDFQALSDEELKDETPRLRERFEAGESLDHLLPEAFAAVREASTRTLGLRHFDVQLMGGAALHLGNIAEMKTGEGKTLVATTAAYLNAIAGKGVHVITVNDYLAGYQSELMGRVFRALGMTTGVILAGQTPAERRVQYEADITYGTNNEFGFDYLRDNMAWQASDMVQRGHYFAIVDEVDSILIDEARTPLIISGPASGEANRWFNEFAQIATKLVAEEDYEVDEKKRTVGVLEPGIEKVEDYLGIDNLYESANTPLISFLNNAIKAKALFKKDKDYVVLNGEVLIVDEHTGRILAGRRYNEGIHQAIEAKEGVAVKAENQTLATVTLQNYFRLYEKLSGMTGTAETEAAEFMSTYKLGVVSIPTNKPMQRIDQSDLVYKNEQSKFDQVVEDIVERHEKGQPVLVGTTSVEKSEYLSRLLAKRGIRHEVLNAKNHAREAAIVAQAGRLGSVTVATNMAGRGTDIMLGGNAEFLAVAEMNARGLSPVETPDEYEAAWDEVFTSVKADVQKEADKVVEAGGLYVLGTERHESRRIDNQLRGRSGRQGDPGESRFYLSLTDDLMRLFNAGAAESLMGRSGVPDDLAIESKVVSRAIRSAQSQVEGRNAEIRKNVLKYDDVLNRQREAIYSDRRHILEGDNLQDRSQKFLDEVIEEIISDHAAGAADDWDFDALWTELKTLYPISITIDEVIAEAGSKGRINREFVSREILSDAKFAYKRREETLGEAAMRELERRVVLSVIDRRWRDHLYEMDYLKDGIGLRAMAQRDPLVEYQREGFALFQSMMGQIREETVGFLFNLEVEVNASANAVGAPTVEAKGLAQSSAPAEKLSFSAPSDSGGVEVRNQRGQIEQAASARAQEAQEQSAPVASAFARGGAAPSAGASTGRPSTPAKSGSPAKSGGQSQGSGSGGSSSGGPRTQGSSGGSGNRAQRRAQGKKKR, from the coding sequence AAGACTTCCAAGCGCTTTCCGATGAGGAGCTCAAAGATGAGACTCCGCGTCTGCGGGAGCGTTTCGAAGCCGGTGAGAGTCTCGATCACCTCCTTCCCGAGGCCTTCGCGGCCGTGCGCGAAGCATCCACCCGCACCCTGGGGCTCCGCCACTTCGACGTGCAGCTGATGGGTGGCGCGGCGCTTCATCTCGGCAACATCGCGGAGATGAAGACCGGTGAGGGAAAGACGCTGGTGGCCACCACGGCCGCCTATCTCAACGCCATCGCCGGCAAGGGCGTGCACGTCATCACGGTGAACGACTACCTCGCGGGCTACCAGAGCGAGCTGATGGGGCGCGTCTTCCGTGCGCTGGGCATGACCACGGGCGTCATCCTGGCCGGCCAGACCCCGGCCGAGCGCCGGGTGCAGTACGAAGCCGACATCACCTACGGCACCAACAACGAGTTCGGCTTCGACTACCTGCGCGACAACATGGCCTGGCAGGCCTCCGACATGGTGCAGCGCGGCCACTACTTCGCGATCGTCGACGAGGTCGACTCGATCCTGATCGATGAGGCGCGCACCCCGCTCATCATCTCCGGCCCCGCATCGGGTGAAGCGAACCGCTGGTTCAACGAGTTCGCTCAGATCGCCACGAAGCTCGTCGCCGAAGAAGACTACGAGGTCGACGAGAAGAAGCGCACCGTCGGTGTGCTGGAGCCCGGCATCGAGAAGGTCGAAGACTACCTCGGCATCGACAACCTCTACGAGTCGGCGAATACGCCGCTCATCTCCTTCTTGAACAACGCCATCAAGGCGAAGGCGCTGTTCAAGAAGGACAAGGACTACGTCGTGCTGAACGGCGAGGTGCTGATCGTCGACGAGCACACCGGCCGCATCCTGGCGGGGCGTCGTTACAACGAGGGCATCCACCAGGCGATCGAGGCCAAGGAGGGCGTGGCGGTCAAGGCCGAGAACCAGACCCTCGCCACGGTCACCCTGCAGAACTACTTCCGCCTCTACGAGAAGCTCTCCGGCATGACCGGTACGGCCGAGACCGAGGCCGCCGAGTTCATGAGCACCTACAAGCTGGGTGTCGTCTCGATCCCGACGAACAAGCCGATGCAGCGCATCGACCAGTCCGACCTCGTCTACAAGAACGAGCAGTCGAAGTTCGACCAGGTGGTCGAAGACATCGTGGAGCGGCACGAGAAGGGTCAGCCCGTTCTCGTCGGAACCACGAGCGTCGAGAAGAGCGAGTACCTCTCGCGGCTGCTCGCGAAGCGCGGCATCCGCCACGAGGTGCTGAACGCGAAGAACCACGCCCGTGAGGCTGCGATCGTCGCCCAGGCCGGCCGTCTCGGCTCGGTCACGGTGGCCACGAACATGGCTGGTCGTGGAACCGACATCATGCTCGGCGGCAACGCGGAGTTCCTGGCTGTTGCCGAGATGAACGCCCGAGGCCTCAGCCCGGTCGAGACCCCCGACGAGTACGAGGCGGCGTGGGACGAGGTGTTCACCTCGGTCAAGGCTGACGTGCAGAAGGAGGCCGACAAGGTCGTGGAGGCCGGCGGTCTCTACGTGCTCGGCACCGAGCGGCACGAATCGCGCCGCATCGACAACCAGCTCCGAGGCCGTAGCGGCCGTCAGGGCGACCCGGGGGAGAGCCGCTTCTACCTCTCACTCACCGACGACCTGATGCGCCTGTTCAACGCGGGCGCCGCCGAGAGCCTGATGGGCCGCTCGGGCGTGCCCGACGACCTGGCCATCGAGTCGAAGGTGGTCTCCCGCGCCATCCGGAGCGCTCAGTCGCAGGTCGAAGGGCGCAACGCCGAGATCCGCAAGAACGTGCTGAAGTACGACGATGTGCTGAACCGTCAGCGTGAGGCGATCTACAGCGACCGCCGGCACATCCTCGAGGGCGACAACTTGCAGGACCGCTCGCAGAAGTTCCTCGACGAGGTCATTGAGGAGATCATCTCCGACCACGCCGCGGGCGCTGCCGACGACTGGGACTTCGACGCCCTGTGGACCGAGTTGAAGACGCTCTACCCGATCTCCATCACCATCGACGAGGTCATCGCCGAGGCCGGCAGCAAGGGCCGCATCAATCGCGAGTTCGTCTCGCGAGAGATCCTCTCCGACGCCAAGTTCGCCTACAAGCGGCGCGAGGAGACGCTCGGCGAGGCCGCCATGCGCGAGCTGGAGCGTCGCGTCGTGCTCTCGGTGATCGACCGCCGGTGGCGCGATCACCTCTACGAGATGGACTACCTGAAAGACGGCATCGGCCTTCGCGCCATGGCCCAGCGCGACCCGCTGGTGGAATACCAGCGCGAGGGATTCGCTCTCTTCCAGTCGATGATGGGACAGATCCGCGAAGAGACCGTCGGCTTCCTGTTCAACCTGGAAGTCGAGGTGAACGCCTCGGCGAACGCCGTCGGTGCTCCGACCGTGGAGGCGAAGGGCCTCGCGCAGTCGAGTGCTCCGGCTGAGAAGCTGAGCTTCTCGGCGCCCAGCGACTCCGGCGGCGTGGAGGTGCGCAACCAGCGCGGCCAGATCGAGCAGGCGGCGAGTGCCCGAGCGCAGGAGGCACAGGAGCAGTCCGCTCCGGTGGCGAGTGCGTTCGCGCGCGGCGGCGCCGCTCCGTCGGCCGGGGCGAGCACGGGCCGACCGAGCACCCCCGCGAAGTCGGGTTCACCGGCGAAGTCGGGCGGCCAGAGTCAGGGCTCCGGATCGGGCGGCAGCTCGAGCGGCGGCCCGCGCACCCAGGGCAGCTCCGGAGGGTCGGGCAACCGGGCACAGCGACGGGCCCAGGGCAAGAAGAAGCGCTGA